In Hydractinia symbiolongicarpus strain clone_291-10 chromosome 13, HSymV2.1, whole genome shotgun sequence, a single genomic region encodes these proteins:
- the LOC130623407 gene encoding acyl-CoA dehydrogenase family member 11-like isoform X1 — protein sequence MLQIKKFSALNQLRKWNLYSQWMKRFSTAMSKKSDANTSLFSGSCTGSFFQDKPEVGNQFTGDHLLKSVLKKLLPADVFNDIEVDLQNFGESVSGEILAHHNNVCCNEPVLEQYDAWGKRVDNIIMHPSWKSLHDIAAKEKLISIPYDNNYEEWSRIYQIAKLYLFSPVSGLYSCPLAMTDGAASILKKESREPFITAFDNLTSNDSNVFWTSGQWMTEKQGGSDVGNGTETFAVPQTDGTYKLYGYKWFTSATDANMSLTLARIVDKSGRITKGSKGLTMFYLETRKADESLNGIRIEKLKKKLGTRQMPTAELILDGATAYQLSEIGRGIASISPMLTITRIHNSVMAVSNMRRLLNLSKDFARKRSAFGTQLCNHPVHVQILARMEVEQQGGFVMLMKVSSLLGRVENKKASDYERLVFRILTPLLKLYTAKQAVSTASEGLESFGGHGYLEDTGLPVFLRDAQVLSIWEGTTNILSLDVLRSIAKTEGEALKALFTDAFTLISKTHNSNNLLQESHKVLTNAIHAMQHFSNEFHRKDEAYLSSAARDFAYSLSRIYIGCLLYENAVNSCNNDASTHVAYRWAVCQDLIPVVTNDRKSLYSTHSHRFDNLITYGDL from the exons ATGttacaaattaaaaagttttctgCTTTAAATCAACTTCGAAAATGGAATTTGTATTCTCAATGGATGAAACGATTTTCCACTGCAATGTCAAAAAAATCGGATGCAAATACTTCTCTTTTCTCTGGAAGCTGCACTGGCTCATTCTTTCAAGACAAACCAGAAGTGGGAAATCAATTCACAGGGGATCATTTGCTGaaaagtgttttaaagaaattgcTTCCTGCTGAT GTATTTAATGATATTGAGGTGGATCTACAAAATTTCGGAGAATCTGTATCAGGTGAAATTCTGGCTCATCATAATAATGTATGTTGTAATGAACCAGTTTTGGAACAATACGATGCTTGGGGAAAACGAGTGGACAACATTATTATGCATCCGTCCTGGAAATCCCTTCATGATATCGCAGCTAAAGAGAAATTGATATCCATTCCATATGACAATAATTATGAGGAATGGAG CCGCATTTATCAAATAGCgaaattgtatttattttcacCTGTAAGTGGGTTATACTCGTGCCCTCTAGCAATGACAGATGGTGCTGCATCCATTCTAAAG AAAGAATCAAGAGAACCTTTTATTACTGCTTTTGACAATCTGACTTCTAACGATTCTAATGTTTTTTGGACATCTGGTCAATGGATGACAGAAAAACAAGGAGGTTCTGATGTAG gCAATGGTACCGAAACCTTTGCTGTGCCACAAACCGATGGCACATATAAACTTTATGGATATAAATGGTTTACATCAGCAACAGATGCCAACATGAGTCTGACATTAGCAAGAATCGTTGATAAAAGTGGGAGAATAACAAAA gGGTCAAAAGGTTTGACAATGTTTTATTTGGAAACCAGAAAAGCGGATGAGAGTTTAAATGGTATCAGAATAGAG aaattaaaaaagaaacttggCACAAGACAAATGCCTACGGCTGAACTAATATTGGATGGTGCGACTGCATATCAa TTATCGGAAATTGGAAGAGGCATTGCATCTATATCTCCCATGTTGACAATAACTCGAATTCACAATTCAGTAATGGCTGTCTCAAACATGAGAAG GTTACTCAATTTAAGCAAAGATTTTGCAAGAAAAAGATCAGCATTTGGAACACAGCTTTGCAACCATCCAGTTCATGTTCAAATATTAGCAAGAATGGAG GTTGAACAACAAGGTGGTTTTGTTATGTTGATGAAAGTCTCATCACTTCTCGGAAGAGTGGAGAACAAAAAAGCATCTGATTATGAAAGATTGGTATTTCGGATTTTGACACCATTGCTTAAGTTATACACTGCAAagcag GCAGTCTCGACAGCATCGGAAGGTTTAGAGAGTTTTGGTGGACATGGATACTTAGAGGACACCGGGCTACCTGTTTTTTTAAGAGATGCACAA GTTCTTAGTATATGGGAAGGAACTACCAACATATTATCCCTAGATGTGTTAAGATCTATTGCAAAGACAGAGGGAGAG GCATTAAAGGCTTTGTTTACTGACGCATTTACATTAATTTCAAAAACTCACAACAGCAATAACCTTCTCCAAGAAAGCCATAAAGTCTTGACAAATGCCATCCATGCTATGCAGCACTTTTCAAATGAATTTCATAGAAAAGATGAGGCATATTTATCATCAGCTGCCAGAGATTTTGCGTACTCATTATCAAGGATTTATATTG GTTGTTTGTTGTATGAAAATGCTGTAAACAGTTGTAATAACGATGCATCCACACATGTTGCTTACAG gtggGCAGTTTGTCAAGATTTAATACCAGTAGTCACAAATGACAGGAAGTCTTTATACAGTACTCATTCGCATAGATTTGATAACCTTATAACATATGGCGATTTGTGA
- the LOC130623407 gene encoding acyl-CoA dehydrogenase family member 11-like isoform X3, with translation MTDGAASILKKESREPFITAFDNLTSNDSNVFWTSGQWMTEKQGGSDVGNGTETFAVPQTDGTYKLYGYKWFTSATDANMSLTLARIVDKSGRITKGSKGLTMFYLETRKADESLNGIRIEKLKKKLGTRQMPTAELILDGATAYQLSEIGRGIASISPMLTITRIHNSVMAVSNMRRLLNLSKDFARKRSAFGTQLCNHPVHVQILARMEVEQQGGFVMLMKVSSLLGRVENKKASDYERLVFRILTPLLKLYTAKQAVSTASEGLESFGGHGYLEDTGLPVFLRDAQVLSIWEGTTNILSLDVLRSIAKTEGEALKALFTDAFTLISKTHNSNNLLQESHKVLTNAIHAMQHFSNEFHRKDEAYLSSAARDFAYSLSRIYIGCLLYENAVNSCNNDASTHVAYRWAVCQDLIPVVTNDRKSLYSTHSHRFDNLITYGDL, from the exons ATGACAGATGGTGCTGCATCCATTCTAAAG AAAGAATCAAGAGAACCTTTTATTACTGCTTTTGACAATCTGACTTCTAACGATTCTAATGTTTTTTGGACATCTGGTCAATGGATGACAGAAAAACAAGGAGGTTCTGATGTAG gCAATGGTACCGAAACCTTTGCTGTGCCACAAACCGATGGCACATATAAACTTTATGGATATAAATGGTTTACATCAGCAACAGATGCCAACATGAGTCTGACATTAGCAAGAATCGTTGATAAAAGTGGGAGAATAACAAAA gGGTCAAAAGGTTTGACAATGTTTTATTTGGAAACCAGAAAAGCGGATGAGAGTTTAAATGGTATCAGAATAGAG aaattaaaaaagaaacttggCACAAGACAAATGCCTACGGCTGAACTAATATTGGATGGTGCGACTGCATATCAa TTATCGGAAATTGGAAGAGGCATTGCATCTATATCTCCCATGTTGACAATAACTCGAATTCACAATTCAGTAATGGCTGTCTCAAACATGAGAAG GTTACTCAATTTAAGCAAAGATTTTGCAAGAAAAAGATCAGCATTTGGAACACAGCTTTGCAACCATCCAGTTCATGTTCAAATATTAGCAAGAATGGAG GTTGAACAACAAGGTGGTTTTGTTATGTTGATGAAAGTCTCATCACTTCTCGGAAGAGTGGAGAACAAAAAAGCATCTGATTATGAAAGATTGGTATTTCGGATTTTGACACCATTGCTTAAGTTATACACTGCAAagcag GCAGTCTCGACAGCATCGGAAGGTTTAGAGAGTTTTGGTGGACATGGATACTTAGAGGACACCGGGCTACCTGTTTTTTTAAGAGATGCACAA GTTCTTAGTATATGGGAAGGAACTACCAACATATTATCCCTAGATGTGTTAAGATCTATTGCAAAGACAGAGGGAGAG GCATTAAAGGCTTTGTTTACTGACGCATTTACATTAATTTCAAAAACTCACAACAGCAATAACCTTCTCCAAGAAAGCCATAAAGTCTTGACAAATGCCATCCATGCTATGCAGCACTTTTCAAATGAATTTCATAGAAAAGATGAGGCATATTTATCATCAGCTGCCAGAGATTTTGCGTACTCATTATCAAGGATTTATATTG GTTGTTTGTTGTATGAAAATGCTGTAAACAGTTGTAATAACGATGCATCCACACATGTTGCTTACAG gtggGCAGTTTGTCAAGATTTAATACCAGTAGTCACAAATGACAGGAAGTCTTTATACAGTACTCATTCGCATAGATTTGATAACCTTATAACATATGGCGATTTGTGA
- the LOC130623407 gene encoding acyl-CoA dehydrogenase family member 11-like isoform X2, with the protein MLQIKKFSALNQLRKWNLYSQWMKRFSTAMSKKSDANTSLFSGSCTGSFFQDKPEVGNQFTGDHLLKSVLKKLLPADVFNDIEVDLQNFGESVSGEILAHHNNVCCNEPVLEQYDAWGKRVDNIIMHPSWKSLHDIAAKEKLISIPYDNNYEEWSRIYQIAKLYLFSPVSGLYSCPLAMTDGAASILKKESREPFITAFDNLTSNDSNVFWTSGQWMTEKQGGSDVGNGTETFAVPQTDGTYKLYGYKWFTSATDANMSLTLARIVDKSGRITKGSKGLTMFYLETRKADESLNGIRIEKLKKKLGTRQMPTAELILDGATAYQLSEIGRGIASISPMLTITRIHNSVMAVSNMRRLLNLSKDFARKRSAFGTQLCNHPVHVQILARMEVEQQGGFVMLMKVSSLLGRVENKKASDYERLVFRILTPLLKLYTAKQAVSTASEGLESFGGHGYLEDTGLPVFLRDAQVLSIWEGTTNILSLDVLRSIAKTEGEVILFSQQDIILNRRVWLCSYQELFPTTPAGMLKLKSIKGFVY; encoded by the exons ATGttacaaattaaaaagttttctgCTTTAAATCAACTTCGAAAATGGAATTTGTATTCTCAATGGATGAAACGATTTTCCACTGCAATGTCAAAAAAATCGGATGCAAATACTTCTCTTTTCTCTGGAAGCTGCACTGGCTCATTCTTTCAAGACAAACCAGAAGTGGGAAATCAATTCACAGGGGATCATTTGCTGaaaagtgttttaaagaaattgcTTCCTGCTGAT GTATTTAATGATATTGAGGTGGATCTACAAAATTTCGGAGAATCTGTATCAGGTGAAATTCTGGCTCATCATAATAATGTATGTTGTAATGAACCAGTTTTGGAACAATACGATGCTTGGGGAAAACGAGTGGACAACATTATTATGCATCCGTCCTGGAAATCCCTTCATGATATCGCAGCTAAAGAGAAATTGATATCCATTCCATATGACAATAATTATGAGGAATGGAG CCGCATTTATCAAATAGCgaaattgtatttattttcacCTGTAAGTGGGTTATACTCGTGCCCTCTAGCAATGACAGATGGTGCTGCATCCATTCTAAAG AAAGAATCAAGAGAACCTTTTATTACTGCTTTTGACAATCTGACTTCTAACGATTCTAATGTTTTTTGGACATCTGGTCAATGGATGACAGAAAAACAAGGAGGTTCTGATGTAG gCAATGGTACCGAAACCTTTGCTGTGCCACAAACCGATGGCACATATAAACTTTATGGATATAAATGGTTTACATCAGCAACAGATGCCAACATGAGTCTGACATTAGCAAGAATCGTTGATAAAAGTGGGAGAATAACAAAA gGGTCAAAAGGTTTGACAATGTTTTATTTGGAAACCAGAAAAGCGGATGAGAGTTTAAATGGTATCAGAATAGAG aaattaaaaaagaaacttggCACAAGACAAATGCCTACGGCTGAACTAATATTGGATGGTGCGACTGCATATCAa TTATCGGAAATTGGAAGAGGCATTGCATCTATATCTCCCATGTTGACAATAACTCGAATTCACAATTCAGTAATGGCTGTCTCAAACATGAGAAG GTTACTCAATTTAAGCAAAGATTTTGCAAGAAAAAGATCAGCATTTGGAACACAGCTTTGCAACCATCCAGTTCATGTTCAAATATTAGCAAGAATGGAG GTTGAACAACAAGGTGGTTTTGTTATGTTGATGAAAGTCTCATCACTTCTCGGAAGAGTGGAGAACAAAAAAGCATCTGATTATGAAAGATTGGTATTTCGGATTTTGACACCATTGCTTAAGTTATACACTGCAAagcag GCAGTCTCGACAGCATCGGAAGGTTTAGAGAGTTTTGGTGGACATGGATACTTAGAGGACACCGGGCTACCTGTTTTTTTAAGAGATGCACAA GTTCTTAGTATATGGGAAGGAACTACCAACATATTATCCCTAGATGTGTTAAGATCTATTGCAAAGACAGAGGGAGAGGTAATTCTTTTCTCGCAACAAGATATTATTCTTAACAGAAGAGTTTGGCTATGTTCATACCAAGAATTATTTCCAACCACTCCAGCAGGAATGCTGAAATTAAAAA GCATTAAAGGCTTTGTTTACTGA